GGGAGGACACCCTCTCAGGTGTACTTGAGGGCTTCCATCAGCTCCTCGACGATCTCCACGCTGTCGCCGCGAGTCGAGGCGGTGGCGACATGCGCTTCCAGGTGGCCGCGCAGCACGACCTCGCCCGCCCCGGACAGGGCGCCCTGCACGGCCTTGATCTGCCGCAGCACGTCCACGCAGTACGCGTCGTCCTTTTCCAGCATGGCGACGATGCTGTCGAGGTGGCCCCGGGCAATCTTCAGCCGTCGGGCGGCGCGTTTGCGCGCGTCCTCGGGCATGCACAGGTGGCCCGTGGACGGACTGCCCGGGTGGCAGGTGGCGGGGTCGGCGTTCGCGGTGGTCACGTTAGCCGCGCACCTGGGCACCGTAGCCCTCTTCGGCCACTGCCGCGATCAGGGCCTGGGGGTCGGCCTCGCCCTGCACGGTGGCCGTCCCGCCCTGGAGATCGACGCGGACGTCCTGCACGCCGGGGACGCCCTTGAGGGCGTTCGTCACGGCCTTCTCGCAGTGCCCACAGCTCATACCGGTCACGTTCAATTGGGTCGTCATGCCCGAAGCTTATACCCTACCGGGGGGGGTGTCAAGGTGGAGCGCCGGACTGGAGAGGATAAGGGGTGGGTGACATCCCTTACAGCCCTTGTCGAATCTTCCTTGTTGCCGTATGCTTTTCGTATATCCCCCTAGGGGGGATCAGGAGGAAGGCATGAGCAAGACCATCGAGCTGGGCGTGCAGGGAATGACCTGCGCCAGTTGCGTGGGCCGGGTGGAACGGGGCCTGAGCAAGGTCGAGGGAGTGGAGAGCGCCGCCGTGAATCTGGCGACCGAGCGCGCCACCATTACCTATAATCCAGAGCAGGCCGCGCCGCAGGCGTTGATTGCCAAGGTCAAGGACGTGGGCTACGAGCCCGTCGTAGGCGAAATCGAGCTGGGCGTGCAGGGGATGACCTGCGCGAGTTGCGTGAGCCGGGTCGAGCGGGCCCTGAAGAAGGTGGACGGGGTGCTGGACGCCAGCGTCAACCTCGCCACCGAGCGCGCCTCGGTAAGGTATCTGCCATCCAGCGTGAGCGCGGGGCAACTCAAAGCGGCGGTGAAGGGCGCGGGCTACGAGGTGCTTGAGGCTCAGGCCGGTCAGGACCGCAGCGACCTGGAACGTGAGGCGCGCGAGCGGGAAACGCGCTCCCTGAGAAACGCGGTGGCCTTCAGCGCCGTCTTCGCCATCCCCCTCGCCATCCTGGCGATGGTCCCGATGCTCGTGCCCGCCGTGAACGACTGGTTGATGAATACCTTCGGGCATAGGGTCATGACCACCCTGAACTGGGTCATGCTGGCCCTCGCGGCTCCTGTGCAGTTCGGCCCCGGGATGCGCTTCTACCGCCTGGGCTGGAAGGCCCTCAGGAACAGGTCGCCCGATATGAACTCCCTGGTCATGATCGGCACCTCGGCGGCGTTCTTCTACTCACTGGTGGTCACGCTCGCGCCGCAGGTCTTCCCCGAGGGCACCGCGCACGTGTACTACGAGGCCGCTGCCGTCGTGATCACCCTGATCCTGCTGGGCAAGTATTTCGAGGCCATCGCCAAGGGCCGCTCCAGCGAGGCGATGAAGAAGCTGCTGAGTCTCCAGGCGAAGACGGCGCGGGTGGTCCGGGGCGGCCAGGAACTCGAACTGCCCACGGACGAGGTGCTGATCGGCGACCTGATCTCCGTCCGACCCGGCGAGAAGATCCCCGTCGACGGCGAGGTCATCTCGGGTAACTCCTTTGTCGATGAGTCGATGATCACTGGTGAGCCGATTCCCGTCGCCAAGCAGACCGGCGCGGCGGTCGTCGGCGGCACCCTCAACCAGAACGGCGCCTTTCAGTTCAGGGCGACCAGGATCGGGGCGGACACCGCTCTCGCGCAGATCATCAAGCTGGTGGAGAGCGCCCAGGGCAGCAAGCCCCCGATCCAGGGCCTCGCAGATAAGGTCGTCTCGGTGTTCGTTCCCATCGTCATCGTGATCGCCGCCCTGACCTTCCTGATCTGGATGCTGGTGGGCGGGAGCACTGCCCTCTCGTTCGCCCTGGTCACGACCGTCGCGGTGCTGATCATCGCCTGCCCCTGCGCGATGGGACTGGCGACCCCGACCAGCATCATGGTGGGCACCGGCAAGGCCGCCGAACTGGGCGTCCTCTTCCGCAATGGCACGGCGCTCGAAGGGCTCCAGAGCGTGAACGTGGTGGCCGTGGACAAGACCGGCACCCTGACGAAGGGCAGGCCCGAACTCACCGATCTCGTGACCGCGCCCGGCTTCGACCGCGCCGAGGTCCTGGGACTGATGGCCGCCGCCGAGGAGCAGAGTGAGCACCCTATCGCCCGCGCCATCGTGGACGCGGCGAAGAGAGAGGGCATCGCCATCCTCCCCCTCGAAAGCTTCGAGGCGGTGCCCGGGTACGGGCTGGAGGCGCGCGTGGAAGGCCGCCTGGTGCAGGTCGGCGCCGACCGCTACATGCACCGGCTCGGGCTGAACGTGGATCAGTTCGCCGCCCAGGCCGAACGGCTCGGGGACGAGGGCAAGAGTCCGCTGTACGCGGCCATAGGCGGCCAGCTCGCCGCCGTGATCGCCGTGGCCGACCCGATCAAGGAGGGCAGCCCCGAGGCGGTCCAGGCGCTGCACCGGCAGGGCCTGAAGGTGGCGATGATCACCGGGGACAACGCCCGCACGGCGAACGCCATCGCCCGGCAGCTCGGGATCGACGAGGTGCTCGCCGAGGTGCTGCCCAGCGGCAAGAGTGACGCCGTCAAAGAACTCCAGGCGAAAGGCAGCAAGGTGGCCTTTGTGGGAGACGGCATCAACGATGCCCCGGCGCTCGCCCAGGCCGATGTAGGCCTCGCTATTGGAACTGGAACTGACGTGGCCGTAGAGACCGCCGACGTGATCCTGATGAGCGGGGACCTGCGCGGGGTGCCGAATGCGCTGGCGCTGAGCCGCGCGACGCTGCGCAACATCAAGCTCAATCTGTTCTGGGCCTTCGCGTACAACATCGTGCTGATCCCGGTCGCGGCGGGGGTGCTGTACCCGGCCTTCGGCTGGCTGCTCAGCCCGGTGCTGGCGGCGGCGGCGATGGGCTTCTCCAGCGTCTTCGTCCTGACCAACGCGCTGCGCCTGCGCGGCTTCCGTCCGCCCGTGCGCCCTGATCCCGTTCCGGTGGCCGCGTCCAGGCCGACTCCTGCGCGTGCCTGACCCTCAACAGGGCCGTTGCCGGCCGGCAACGGCCCACCCCTCCCTGTTCAGGAGTTTCCTATGACCAAGCTCACCGTCGGCCCCTGGATTGCCTCGCAGAAACTGCCCAGCCGCGACCTGGGCCGCGACCGCCTCGCCTTTCTCGAACGCACCCGGGTGCGGCAGGATCCGCAGGCGGTCGCTGGGTTTCCCCTGGTGGGCCTGGGCGGCAGTTGCGGGAAGCCCTGCTTCGCCCTGCCCTACGTCCTGACCTGGACCGACGACAACAGCCGGCGCCTGGAGGATGTGGCCGCCGAGTTCGGGTGCTACGTCGAGTACGGCGTGTATCCTCACCTGAAGCTGCACGAGAACGACCAGGAGGTGGCGGCGGTGCAGGACTGGACGACCTTTGCGACGGTCTACCTGCGGCCCGGGTACGAGCGGGCCGAGGAGTTGCTGGTGCGCCTGGCGGAGACCCTGGCACCGCCAACCCACTGAGCACTCCCGGCATAGGTCACGGCCAGCAATGTCGCTGGCCGTGATGTTGTGGATAGAACTCTCCAGCCTGCGGTCGTGCCGCTCCTGCATTGGGCATCTCGCGGCCCACCGCTGTCCGCCTCCAGGTCCGATTACGGTATCAGCTGCCCGACCAGCCTGGCCAACTCGCCGTAGTGGGCCAGCTTGGTCTGGAAGGGCATGCGCGCCAGGCCACTCGGTGAGGGCAGCACGAAGTCCACGACGCCCTCGATCAGGGCCTCCTCCTGCCTTCCCCACGGGGCCCGTGGTCTTCCCGCCGCCGGCAGGTACACGCCCTTTCCGGTGTACGCGACGATAGGAATGTCATGGCGGGTCACCAGTCCCTTGAGGTGCGGCACCCCGGCACGCAGCTCCGCACGGGTCAATTCGGCGGCGCTCGCGGTGGGCCGGGCCACCAGGTTGGTCGAGCCCAGGCCCCACCGCAGCATCAGGCGGTCTTCTTCGGGGCGCAACAGGTGTGGGGTCAGGCCAGAGGCGGCCAGCAGCCGCCAGAACCCGTTGCCCCGCCCCGCGTAGTGATGACCGATCTGCGCCGCGCGAAGGCTGGGGTTGAAGCCGACGAACAGCACGCGCACGCCCCCTCCCACCAGGTCCTGCAACCCGGCTGGGGGAATGTCGTCCCGGTCCTCTATCAGCCTTGGTCACCTTGCCGGGACCCGTTCAAGCCGCTACAGGTCGTACAGCAGCACGGCCAGGTCGAGGCGGAGTGTCCGGTCCTGCGGATGGCTGAGGCGGAAACGGAAGCGGCGCTGGGCGAGGTCGATCTCGCGCTCCTCCACGTCCTGTGCATGGGCACGCACGGTCGCCAGGATTTTCGCGGCGACGGCCGAGATGTCCCGGGTACGGTTGAAGACGACGACGGCGGTGAGGAGGTCACGGGACGTGAGGTACCCCAGCAACTGATCAACCGTTTCCAGGAACATCTTCTCGCCGCCCCAGAACTTGCATTCTCCGACAAAGGCGGTCTGGCCCCCGTACTGCACCAGGAGGTCCGTCTTGCCGGTCCAGTTGAAGGTCTCTCCCGTCGCCTGGCCCGGGAAGTACATGTTGAGGGCGGCGAGCAGGACGTCGCGCAGGGCCTCCTCGCCCAGCTCCCGCACGACGGTGTTGCTGCGCTCCAGGCGCCTCGCAAAGCGGTCGAGGGCCTCCAGCACCAGGGCGTAGTCGTGCTCGGGAAGCAGGGCGGCCTGCTGCGGATGGGGCAGGGTTGGGCGGCCAAGGAGGCTGAGCTCAGCCCTTTCGCGCGCTTCAAAGAGGTGACGGGCAACCCTCGACGGGTCGAAGGTGGAACCGAGACCGTGCAATTCCGCCTGGCGCAACGTCTAGGCGAGCTGTCGGCGACGCTCCTCCAGGATGTTCAGGATGCCCTGCAGCAGACGCTTGTTGTAGGGCCCGACTTCGGCCTCGACCTGGGTCAACCACCACTCGAACGGCTTGATCCTGCCCGCGACGGTGGGCAGGTAGGTCGAGGGGTTGTACTGGCTTTCGAGGAACCGGTCGGTGAAGACGAGTTGACGCCCGGCCTTGTCGAGTTGCGCATGCGGAGGGCTCAGCGTGAAGTGTGACGGCTGATATTCGAACAGGTCCGGTGTTCCCCGGAACGGGACCAACACCCGCACCTGCGTTCCCCGGTACCCCTCACGGGGCGCGGGAAGCCCAGACGAGAAGAACCCGGGCAGGCCACGCAGCTCCTGTGGGCTGAGCGAGACGCCCTTGGGCCCGTCGATCACGGGCTTCCCGAGGACGGGCGTCACCAGTCGGTGGTTCTCGGCGAGACGCTCGGCCTCGGCCGTCAAGTCGCCGTACAGGAGCGTCTGATCGTCCAGGCGCCGGGCCTCGTCCAGGGCCGCCTGCTGACGAAGGCGGAGGTGCTCGCGGAGCGAGGATTTCGTGAAGAGGGTTCGCGCCGTCACGTCCTTATCCTGAAGGGAGGGCCCCGGGGACTCAATGGTGCGGGGAGACGGCCCACGGAAACGGGCGTTGCGGGCACGGCCCAAACGCCTACAGCAGAGCGAACTCTACCGTGCAACACGGTGTGCCCGGATGGCGCTGGGCAAAATGAACCGGCCGAGATGGCGTGCCGCAGGTGCTTGCAGGGCGATCCCCCGCTCTCCCAGGGGCTGTCTACTGACCCCAGCGACTTCGACTTCCAGGGCCGGCCTCCTCGTTCACAGGGCACGCTGAGGAGAGAACACTCTGGTGCTTGCCCGTACCGGCCCTCGCCCCACCGGGTTCCCGGGTCGTGGCAGATCTTCGACAGGAGGCCCCCACTGTGGCGGCATGGAATGATTTTCAAGACAGCCTGGCGCCTATGTCGCCATTCGACCTGTTGTGTGGGGTCGCCGCTACACAGCTCTACCCCGAGAACGCTGACCGACTCTTGCGCCTCGAAGCGCTTGCACAAGCCGCTCTGTCCCTGCCGGGGGCGGCGGGTGGGCGCAGCCCCTCGGTGGACGAGTTTCGCCGGCTCGCCGACAGGGCCGGCGCGGTCTCGGGCTTTTCCATGATGGAGGACCCCTCTGACAACGCCTTGACCGAACACCTGATCGTAGAGGCTGGGGATTTCGTGGTGTTTCCCGGCATCGAGGAGGAGGCCGTCCACAGCGTGGAGCAGCTGCTCGCGGCGGCGCTGACGCTGCTTCGGCGCGGAGCCGGGACGCCTGAACTCGGCCCTGTGGTCCGCTCGTGCGTGGCGCTCCTCGCGTTGAGCGGCGAGGTGGACCGCCGCCGGGGTCAGGCCCCTGTGCCGGGTACGCCCTCATCCAGCGTGTTCCTTCCGGAGGACGGCAGTTTCGAAGTCCTGAAGGCCGCCGTCACGTACACGGAGCGGGACCTGGCCGGCGTGCTCGCGGCCCTGGGGTTGCGCGTGAGCGACCTCGCGCCATTCATCCTGCAACCGGCGGGCGGTCCAGCGGGTGCACCGGCGCTGGACGGTGGTCCGCTCGCCCACCGGCCCCTGGTGATCATCGAGGACAGGTACGTCTTCTTCCCGGTCGGGCACGTGCTGAGAGCAGTGCGCCACCTGTTGCTGACTCCCAGCACCTTCACGGCGGCGCTCGAGGCCGCGTACCACGACCTCGCCTGGCAGGGGGTGAGGCTCTCTCTGCGCCGCATGGGTCTCCTCTATCCTCTGGCGGCGTTTGCGGGCGTCGACCTGCCGCTCGTGCGCACCCGCGCCTTTCAAGTTGAGGGTGACAAGGTACTGCACCTCGCGCTGGTCGGCGATCCTTTCCGCAACTACCGCCCGGATGACCGGTTCGAGCCCTCGGACCTGAGTGAGTTGCAACCTCACCTCGACGGGAGCTACGCCGCCCTGGAGGCCCTTTACCACGCCCTCCCCGAGGAGGAGCGGCCACAGGTCTTCTCGCTGGTCGTCTTCGAGGGCCTGGGCAACGCAGCCCTGTTGCCCAGCCTCAGTGTCGAGACCCCATACGCCCTGAGTGTGGGGGTGTCCGACCTGGAGGTGATGTCGTATGACTTCGAGCGCGACCCGCTCGGCCTGCTGTACTTCGCGCAGGCGGTGGGCGACCTGTACCGCCGGCAGCGGGTGGGCATGGTGGGCACCCTCGACCTGTTCGACGCCTACCGCCGCCACGGGCGAAGCTTCTACCTCTCGGACCAGGCACCTCCGGCGGCGCTCTTCCTGATGCCGGGGGGCGCGGGGAACGTCCGGCGCGAGCGGCGGGCCGAACTCGCCGCCCACGGCGTGCCGTACGGTCCGGTTTGGACCCGGGTCACGAATTACCACCGTGATCCGGGCGTCGCCCTCTTCCAATCGCTGGAGATGTTGCGCGGCGGCCTGATCAACCTGCTGGCCGAGGGAGACGCGCTACGAATCTGGGTGGTGGCCCAGCACGAGGAGGCGGTGGACGTGAACCTGCCGCTGATCGCCGAGACGCTCGCGTTCTGGCTGTGGCAGCTCGCCCCCCACCTCGAAGAGGATCTGGCGGAGGCTGGACCGCACCTGTTGCGGGTCGTGATCCTGCCGGTCTCCACACTCCCTCCCGACCCGGAGGCGCCGCTGACTGGCCTGCGCGTCCTGCCCGACACGCGTGGCCGCACGGTGCTGTTGCAGGTGGACGAGACGTTCACGGCCAACTTCACCACCGCGGACAACCTTCCGGAGCGCACCCTGATGCGTATGGTGCTGGGTGCACTCGAGGAGGTCATGGTGGCCCACGGGCTCCTCAGCGCCTCACCCGACCTGGAGGCGGCCATCGCCCGCGTGATGGGCGACCCGGCGAAGAAGAAGATCAGCGTGCTGCGCGATGTGCCAGTCCTGTTCGGGGGCGACGAGCTGCCGCGCGCGCGGGTCTTGCAGGAACACCAGGAGAGCCGCTCGCTGGACTTCCTTGCCAATGCCCTGGGGGCAGACTTTCCGGTGGGCACCCTCCGGGAAGGGGCGGAGGCCCCCGCGCTCCTCAACGCCGCCGTGGGGAAGCTGTACGGGGAGTTCGTTCGCCTCGCGGGGACGCTCGACGCCGGCCGGGCCCTGCCGTACTTCGTGCGGCAGCACGAGGCGACGGTTCAACAGACGGCCAGCCGCCAGTTCACGTTCGATTTCACCCGCCGCTGCTACGCCGATTACCCCATCATCCAGCAGCGCCTGCGCGAGGAGTACGGCCGCAACAACCGCACGGCCATCGCGTCGCGGTTCGTGATCGAGTACCTGACGGCGCAGCCGCCGCAGGGGGAGGATGCGCCGACCCTGGAGATGTACGACCGCCTGATCGCGCTCGCCGCCCTCATCCATGCCTTCGGCACGAACAGCGACCTTGCCTTCCACCGGCTGGCGCAGGTGACCGCCGAGATCCTGCCGTCCGGTCGGCTCGCCTCCGACCGGGGCGCTTACGAGCCCGCGAGGACGGCCTTCGAGGCCAACATGTTCGACGACGTCACGCGCGAGTCCCTGAGCCTGGCCCGCTCGTACCTCGGTGACCCGGCCTCCGGGTACGAACTGCCGGACCGCGCTGCGCTGGACGTAGCTTTTGAGCGCGAGACGGGCTGGACGCTGGGGGACACGCTGGAATTCCTTGAGACTGTCAGCGCTCTTCCCGGGGGTGGGGTGCTCCCACGGCAGATGCCCCTCCCCGACTTTCTCCGCACCGTCGCCCAGGCCCTGAGCTGGGACGAGGGCAAGGTGCGCGCCTTGCTGGACACGCTGAGCCTGACGCCGCGCCCGAACTTCCTGCGCCCGCCCAAGCCCTGGCGCCCCGAGGACGTCCAGCCGTGGCGCTTCAACCGCCGGCTGTCCTACCTGCGCCGCCCGGTCCTCCTGCTGGAAGGCGAGGCTACCCCCCAGGTGGTGTGGGGACCCCGGGCCGTCGCCTCCACCTCACACTATCTGCTGGACCTGCTGCAAAGCGGGCGCTTCAAGGCGGACAGTGTGGAGTTGCGGCAACTCCTTGGAGAAGTCAACCGCA
The DNA window shown above is from Deinococcus aestuarii and carries:
- a CDS encoding metal-sensitive transcriptional regulator — protein: MPEDARKRAARRLKIARGHLDSIVAMLEKDDAYCVDVLRQIKAVQGALSGAGEVVLRGHLEAHVATASTRGDSVEIVEELMEALKYT
- a CDS encoding heavy metal translocating P-type ATPase, with translation MSKTIELGVQGMTCASCVGRVERGLSKVEGVESAAVNLATERATITYNPEQAAPQALIAKVKDVGYEPVVGEIELGVQGMTCASCVSRVERALKKVDGVLDASVNLATERASVRYLPSSVSAGQLKAAVKGAGYEVLEAQAGQDRSDLEREARERETRSLRNAVAFSAVFAIPLAILAMVPMLVPAVNDWLMNTFGHRVMTTLNWVMLALAAPVQFGPGMRFYRLGWKALRNRSPDMNSLVMIGTSAAFFYSLVVTLAPQVFPEGTAHVYYEAAAVVITLILLGKYFEAIAKGRSSEAMKKLLSLQAKTARVVRGGQELELPTDEVLIGDLISVRPGEKIPVDGEVISGNSFVDESMITGEPIPVAKQTGAAVVGGTLNQNGAFQFRATRIGADTALAQIIKLVESAQGSKPPIQGLADKVVSVFVPIVIVIAALTFLIWMLVGGSTALSFALVTTVAVLIIACPCAMGLATPTSIMVGTGKAAELGVLFRNGTALEGLQSVNVVAVDKTGTLTKGRPELTDLVTAPGFDRAEVLGLMAAAEEQSEHPIARAIVDAAKREGIAILPLESFEAVPGYGLEARVEGRLVQVGADRYMHRLGLNVDQFAAQAERLGDEGKSPLYAAIGGQLAAVIAVADPIKEGSPEAVQALHRQGLKVAMITGDNARTANAIARQLGIDEVLAEVLPSGKSDAVKELQAKGSKVAFVGDGINDAPALAQADVGLAIGTGTDVAVETADVILMSGDLRGVPNALALSRATLRNIKLNLFWAFAYNIVLIPVAAGVLYPAFGWLLSPVLAAAAMGFSSVFVLTNALRLRGFRPPVRPDPVPVAASRPTPARA
- a CDS encoding CopZ family metallochaperone encodes the protein MTTQLNVTGMSCGHCEKAVTNALKGVPGVQDVRVDLQGGTATVQGEADPQALIAAVAEEGYGAQVRG
- a CDS encoding mismatch-specific DNA-glycosylase, whose product is MRVLFVGFNPSLRAAQIGHHYAGRGNGFWRLLAASGLTPHLLRPEEDRLMLRWGLGSTNLVARPTASAAELTRAELRAGVPHLKGLVTRHDIPIVAYTGKGVYLPAAGRPRAPWGRQEEALIEGVVDFVLPSPSGLARMPFQTKLAHYGELARLVGQLIP